The nucleotide window AATTAGAACCTAACGAGCCTTTACTAACCGGAATTAGGGTAATCGACACTATATTCCCTATGGCTAAGGGTGGGACTGCTGCTATACCGGGGCCATTTGGTAGCGGTAAAACAGTAACACTCCAAAGCTTAGCTAAATGGGCCGCCGCAAGAATTGTGATATACGTTGGATGCGGTGAAAGAGGGAACGAAATGACGGATGAATTAAGACAGTTCCCTAAGTTAAAAGACCCATGGACCGGTAAGCCTTTACTCCAAAGGACTATATTGGTAGCGAATACGAGCAATATGCCAGTAGCTGCTAGGGAATCGAGTATTTATGTAGGCGTAACTATGGCTGAATACTTTAGAGACCAAGGTTATGACGTGTTATTAGTAGCTGATTCTACTACAAGGTGGGCTGAAGCGCTAAGGGACTTAGGAGGAAGAATGGAAGAGATGCCCGCTGAAGAGGGCTTCCCAAGCTATTTACCATCCAGACTTGCAGAGTACTATGAGAGGGCAGGGAGGGTAAGGACTATAGGTAACCCTGAAAGGGTAGGTTCAGTAACTGCTGCTTCAGCTGTATCCCCGCCTGGAGGAGATTTTACAGAACCAGTTACAAGCAATACATTAAGGTTTGTAAGAGTGTTTTGGCCCTTGGATGTATCGTTGGCTCAAGCTAGGCACTTCCCTGCAATAAATTGGATACAAGGTTTCTCCGCTTATGTAGATCTGGTAGCATCTTGGTGGCACAAGAATGTAGATCCGAATTGGTTTGAGATGAGGAATACTCTAGTCAAGGTTCTCCTTAGGGAGGATGAACTAAAACAGATCGTAAGGTTAGTAGGACCCGAATCCCTTTCAGAGAAAGATAAGCTGGTCATGGAAGCAGCTAAGTTAATTAGGGTAGGGTTCTTACAGCAAAACGCATTCGAT belongs to Stygiolobus caldivivus and includes:
- a CDS encoding ATP synthase subunit A, producing the protein MAGEGRVVRVNGPLVVADGMRTAQMYEVVEVGEPRLVGEITRIEGDRAFIQVYETTDGIKPGDKVYRTGAPLSVELGPGLIGRIFDGLQRPLDYIASVTKSPFVKRGVKISAIDKAKKWHFVPTIKKGDKVSGGDIIGVVKETDLIEHRVLVPPNVHGAVKEVVPEGDYTVEDAVVTLDVSGDTKELKMYHRWPVRIPRPFKEKLEPNEPLLTGIRVIDTIFPMAKGGTAAIPGPFGSGKTVTLQSLAKWAAARIVIYVGCGERGNEMTDELRQFPKLKDPWTGKPLLQRTILVANTSNMPVAARESSIYVGVTMAEYFRDQGYDVLLVADSTTRWAEALRDLGGRMEEMPAEEGFPSYLPSRLAEYYERAGRVRTIGNPERVGSVTAASAVSPPGGDFTEPVTSNTLRFVRVFWPLDVSLAQARHFPAINWIQGFSAYVDLVASWWHKNVDPNWFEMRNTLVKVLLREDELKQIVRLVGPESLSEKDKLVMEAAKLIRVGFLQQNAFDEIDAFASPQKQDKMMRVLYTFYTQANDLVSRGIPLKKILEKVSSLEAEIIRIKYTIRNDELAKIDEIENKLKGAFDSLVKEVSG